One window of Terriglobales bacterium genomic DNA carries:
- a CDS encoding DUF5658 family protein: protein MTTIALRNETARLLRSRYTFVVLQVLDLATTLLAFELGGVEMNPLVARLAAFLGPIGGILCSKAIACLIILRVRRLMWLANLIYTGVVFWNCLILFALTHAHR from the coding sequence ATGACGACCATCGCGCTGCGCAATGAAACTGCAAGACTGCTTCGCTCTCGCTACACCTTTGTTGTTTTGCAGGTTCTGGATCTCGCGACCACGCTGCTTGCTTTCGAGCTGGGAGGAGTCGAAATGAATCCTCTTGTTGCAAGATTGGCTGCATTTCTGGGCCCGATCGGCGGTATTCTCTGCAGCAAGGCCATCGCGTGTCTCATAATCTTGCGGGTCCGCCGGTTGATGTGGCTCGCCAACCTCATTTACACCGGGGTGGTTTTCTGGAACTGCCTAATCTTGTTCGCGCTGACGCATGCACACCGATAG